In Streptococcus sp. SN-1, a single genomic region encodes these proteins:
- the metG gene encoding methionine--tRNA ligase codes for MSEKNFYITTPIYYPSGKLHIGSAYTTIACDVLARYKRLMGYDVFYLTGLDEHGQKIQQKAEEAGITPQAYVDGMAVGVKELWQLLDISYDKFIRTTDDYHEKVVAQVFERLLAQDDIYLGEYSGWYSVSDEEFFTESQLAEVFRDEAGNVTGGIAPSGHEVEWVSEESYFLRLSKYQDRLVEFFKAHPEFITPDGRLNEMLRNFIEPGLEDLAVSRTTFTWGVPVPSNPKHVVYVWIDALLNYATALGYGQDEHGNFDKFWNGTVFHMVGKDILRFHSIYWPILLMMLDIKLPDRLIAHGWFVMKDGKMSKSKGNVVYPEMLVERYGLDPLRYYLMRSLPVGSDGTFTPEDYVGRINYELANDLGNLLNRTVSMINKYFDGQVPAYVEGVTEFDNALAQVAAESIADYHTHMEAVDYPRALEAVWTLISRTNKYIDETAPWVLAKDEALRDQLASVMSHLAASLRVVAHLIEPFMMETSRAVLTQLGLAEVASLENLSLADFPAGVTVVSKGTPIFPRLDMEEEIAYIKEQMEGNKPAVEKEWNPDEVELKLNKEEIKFEDFDKVEIRVAEVKEVSKVEGSDKLLQFRLDAGDGEDRQILSGIAKYYPNEQELVGKKVQIVANLKPRKMMKKYVSQGMILSAEHDGQLTLLTVDPAVPNGSVIG; via the coding sequence ATGTCTGAAAAGAATTTTTATATTACAACACCGATTTACTATCCATCTGGAAAACTTCATATCGGATCTGCCTACACAACCATTGCTTGTGATGTCCTAGCACGTTACAAACGCCTGATGGGTTATGATGTCTTTTATCTGACAGGTCTTGATGAACATGGTCAGAAAATCCAGCAGAAAGCGGAAGAAGCTGGAATCACCCCTCAAGCCTATGTTGATGGGATGGCAGTTGGAGTCAAAGAACTCTGGCAATTACTAGACATCTCATACGATAAATTCATCCGTACAACTGATGACTACCATGAAAAAGTAGTGGCTCAAGTCTTTGAGCGCTTGCTTGCTCAAGATGATATCTATTTGGGTGAATATTCTGGCTGGTATTCAGTCTCAGATGAGGAATTCTTTACAGAAAGTCAGCTTGCAGAAGTATTCCGTGATGAAGCTGGAAATGTGACTGGTGGTATCGCTCCATCAGGTCATGAGGTTGAATGGGTTTCAGAAGAATCTTACTTCCTTCGCCTCAGCAAATACCAAGACCGCTTGGTCGAATTTTTCAAAGCTCATCCTGAATTTATCACTCCAGATGGTCGTCTGAATGAAATGCTTCGCAACTTCATCGAGCCAGGTTTGGAAGATTTGGCAGTTTCTCGTACAACCTTTACATGGGGTGTGCCAGTGCCATCTAATCCAAAACACGTTGTCTATGTTTGGATTGATGCCCTTCTTAACTATGCGACAGCTCTTGGCTACGGTCAAGATGAACATGGTAACTTTGACAAATTCTGGAATGGAACAGTCTTCCACATGGTAGGAAAAGACATCCTTCGTTTCCACTCAATCTACTGGCCAATCCTTCTTATGATGTTAGATATCAAATTGCCAGATCGTTTGATTGCTCACGGTTGGTTCGTCATGAAAGACGGCAAAATGTCTAAATCTAAAGGGAATGTCGTTTACCCTGAAATGTTGGTAGAGCGTTATGGACTAGATCCACTTCGTTACTACCTCATGCGTAGCCTTCCAGTTGGTTCAGATGGAACCTTCACTCCAGAAGACTATGTAGGCCGTATCAACTACGAATTGGCCAATGACCTTGGGAACCTCCTTAATCGTACGGTTTCTATGATTAATAAATACTTTGACGGGCAAGTCCCTGCCTATGTAGAGGGTGTAACAGAGTTTGACAATGCTCTTGCTCAAGTAGCTGCTGAATCAATCGCTGACTACCACACTCACATGGAAGCAGTTGACTACCCACGTGCCCTAGAAGCAGTATGGACTCTTATTTCACGTACTAATAAATACATCGATGAGACCGCACCATGGGTCTTGGCCAAGGATGAAGCACTTCGTGACCAATTAGCAAGTGTCATGAGCCACTTGGCAGCTAGCCTTCGCGTCGTAGCACACTTGATTGAGCCATTTATGATGGAAACCAGTCGTGCAGTTTTGACTCAACTTGGTTTAGCAGAAGTTGCTAGCCTTGAGAACTTGAGCTTGGCTGACTTCCCTGCAGGTGTAACTGTAGTTTCCAAAGGGACACCAATCTTCCCCCGTCTGGATATGGAAGAAGAAATCGCCTATATCAAGGAACAAATGGAAGGTAACAAACCAGCAGTCGAGAAAGAATGGAATCCAGATGAAGTTGAACTCAAACTAAACAAGGAAGAAATCAAGTTTGAAGACTTTGATAAGGTTGAAATCCGTGTTGCAGAAGTCAAAGAAGTTTCCAAAGTGGAAGGTTCAGATAAGTTACTTCAATTCCGCTTGGATGCTGGTGATGGTGAAGATCGTCAAATTCTTTCAGGAATTGCAAAATACTATCCAAATGAACAAGAATTGGTCGGCAAGAAAGTCCAAATTGTTGCTAACCTCAAACCTCGTAAAATGATGAAGAAATATGTCAGCCAAGGTATGATCCTATCAGCTGAACATGATGGACAATTAACCCTTCTTACAGTTGATCCAGCTGTACCAAACGGAAGTGTGATTGGGTAA
- a CDS encoding PadR family transcriptional regulator, producing the protein MKETQLLKGVLEGCVLDMIGQKERYGYELVQTLRDAGFDTIVPGTIYPLLQKLEKNQWIRGDMRPSPDGPDRKYFSLTKEGEERVSVFWQQWDDLSQKVEGIKNGG; encoded by the coding sequence ATGAAAGAAACTCAACTATTAAAAGGTGTTCTTGAAGGTTGTGTCTTGGATATGATTGGTCAAAAAGAGCGGTATGGTTATGAGTTGGTTCAAACTTTGCGAGATGCTGGATTTGACACTATCGTTCCAGGAACTATTTATCCTTTGTTGCAAAAGTTAGAAAAAAATCAATGGATAAGAGGCGACATGCGCCCGTCGCCAGATGGTCCAGATCGGAAGTATTTTTCGTTAACCAAAGAAGGAGAAGAGCGTGTCTCGGTCTTTTGGCAACAATGGGACGATTTGAGTCAAAAAGTAGAAGGAATTAAGAATGGGGGTTAA
- a CDS encoding aldo/keto reductase family oxidoreductase, whose product MRYITLGQDDKELSEIVLGMMRIEDKSVKEVEELVETALSVGINAFDLADIYGRGRCEELLGLVLKNRPDLREEMWIQSKCGIRIEEFTYFDFSKNYIIKSVDGILQRLKIDHLDSLLLHRPDALMESDQVAEAFDLLYKQGKVRDFGVSNQNPMMMELLKKDVKQPLAVNQLQLSAAFTPGFESGFHVNMEDSQAAMRDGSIFEYCKLHDVVIQAWSVLQFGYFKGNFVGNEKFQALNQVLDRLAIKYGVTSSTIAISWILRYPAKMQAVVGTTNPKHLREVSQAANFSLTRKEWYEIYLAAGNNLP is encoded by the coding sequence ATGAGGTACATAACTCTTGGTCAAGATGACAAAGAATTATCAGAAATTGTTCTCGGAATGATGAGAATAGAAGATAAGTCTGTAAAAGAAGTTGAAGAGCTTGTAGAAACAGCACTTTCTGTTGGAATCAATGCTTTTGACTTGGCTGATATTTATGGTCGTGGTCGTTGTGAAGAACTGTTAGGTCTCGTCCTAAAAAATCGTCCAGATTTAAGAGAAGAAATGTGGATTCAGTCAAAATGTGGCATTCGCATTGAAGAATTTACCTATTTTGATTTTTCTAAGAACTATATTATAAAATCAGTAGACGGAATTTTGCAAAGATTGAAGATTGATCATCTAGATAGCTTGCTCCTTCATCGACCAGATGCTTTGATGGAGTCTGACCAAGTAGCAGAAGCCTTTGATCTTCTTTATAAACAAGGTAAGGTTCGAGATTTTGGAGTTTCTAATCAAAATCCTATGATGATGGAGTTGCTTAAAAAAGATGTCAAGCAGCCGTTAGCTGTTAATCAGTTACAATTGAGTGCGGCTTTTACTCCAGGATTCGAATCAGGTTTTCATGTTAATATGGAAGATAGTCAAGCAGCTATGCGAGATGGCAGCATTTTTGAATATTGCAAATTACACGATGTGGTCATTCAAGCATGGTCTGTCTTACAATTTGGGTATTTTAAAGGGAATTTTGTTGGAAATGAGAAATTTCAAGCTTTAAATCAAGTACTTGATCGTTTAGCTATTAAATATGGAGTAACCTCTTCAACTATTGCCATTTCTTGGATATTGCGTTATCCAGCAAAAATGCAGGCAGTGGTAGGAACAACAAATCCTAAGCACTTGAGAGAAGTTAGCCAAGCGGCAAACTTTAGCTTAACAAGAAAAGAATGGTATGAAATTTATCTTGCAGCAGGGAATAATTTACCTTAG
- a CDS encoding hemolysin III family protein, whose product MNTSLKLSKQLSFGEEIANSVTHAVGAVIMLILLPISSTYSYETHGFLSSIGVSIFVISLFLMFLSSTIYHSMAYGSTHKYVLRIIDHSMIYVAIAGSYTPVVLTLMNNWFGYLIIATQWGTTIFGILYKIFAKKVNEKFSLALYLIMGWLVLTIIPAIISQTTPIFWSLMVTGGLCYTVGAGFYAKKKPYFHMIWHLFILAASTLQYIAIVYYM is encoded by the coding sequence ATGAATACAAGCCTAAAACTCAGCAAACAACTCAGTTTTGGAGAGGAAATTGCTAATAGCGTGACCCATGCCGTAGGTGCAGTCATCATGCTCATCTTACTACCTATTTCATCCACCTATAGTTATGAGACACACGGATTTTTATCATCTATAGGCGTTTCCATTTTCGTTATTAGTCTCTTTCTCATGTTCCTCTCATCCACCATTTACCACTCTATGGCCTATGGTTCGACCCACAAATATGTCTTGCGAATCATCGACCATTCTATGATTTATGTTGCCATTGCTGGCTCATACACGCCCGTCGTCTTGACCTTAATGAATAACTGGTTTGGCTATCTGATTATTGCCACCCAATGGGGAACGACCATCTTTGGTATTCTCTATAAAATCTTTGCTAAAAAAGTCAATGAGAAATTCAGCCTTGCTCTTTACCTGATTATGGGCTGGTTGGTTCTGACTATCATTCCTGCCATTATCAGTCAAACGACACCAATTTTCTGGAGTCTCATGGTAACTGGCGGACTCTGTTATACAGTTGGGGCTGGATTTTATGCAAAGAAAAAACCTTATTTCCACATGATTTGGCATCTCTTTATCCTAGCTGCGTCCACACTCCAATACATCGCCATTGTTTATTACATGTAA
- a CDS encoding DUF1836 domain-containing protein, with translation MKTTFSYPKWAEIPNIDLYLDQVLLYVNQVCAPISPDKDKGLTASMVNNYVKHGYLTKPDKKKYQRQQIARLIAITTLKSVFSIQEIAQTLNTLQSQASSEQLYDAFVDYMNQGIDPANPIIQTSCQTVKLYHQTLALIHHTQEEEI, from the coding sequence ATGAAAACTACCTTTTCCTACCCAAAATGGGCAGAAATTCCAAACATTGACCTCTATCTGGACCAAGTTTTGCTCTATGTCAATCAGGTATGCGCCCCTATCTCTCCTGATAAAGATAAGGGCCTGACAGCATCTATGGTCAATAATTATGTGAAACATGGTTACCTAACAAAGCCTGACAAGAAAAAATACCAACGCCAACAGATTGCCCGTCTGATTGCTATCACAACCCTCAAGTCGGTATTTTCTATTCAAGAAATAGCCCAGACACTTAATACTCTCCAAAGTCAAGCAAGTTCAGAGCAACTCTACGATGCTTTTGTGGACTACATGAACCAAGGAATTGACCCAGCTAACCCTATCATCCAAACCAGCTGCCAAACCGTTAAACTCTATCATCAAACTCTAGCCTTAATCCATCATACTCAAGAGGAGGAAATCTAA
- a CDS encoding N-acetyltransferase family protein, which translates to MEIRLAFPNEVDAIMQVMEDAKKCLADAGSDQWQNGYPNADVIIDDIISGQAYVALEEGELLAYAAVTKSPEAAYEAIYEGNWQAGESEYLVFHRIAVAADVQGQGVAQTFLEGLIEGFDYLDFRSDTHAENKVMQYIFEKLGFKRVGKVPVDGERLAYQKLKK; encoded by the coding sequence ATGGAGATTCGTTTAGCTTTTCCAAATGAAGTAGATGCCATCATGCAGGTGATGGAGGATGCTAAAAAATGTTTAGCAGATGCTGGTAGTGACCAATGGCAAAATGGTTATCCAAATGCAGATGTTATCATAGATGATATTATCTCAGGTCAAGCATACGTAGCCTTGGAAGAGGGAGAACTACTAGCTTATGCTGCTGTGACTAAGAGTCCAGAGGCAGCATATGAAGCCATTTATGAGGGAAACTGGCAAGCTGGTGAGTCAGAGTACCTAGTCTTTCACCGTATCGCTGTGGCAGCAGATGTCCAGGGACAGGGCGTTGCTCAAACCTTTTTAGAGGGCTTAATTGAAGGATTTGATTATCTGGATTTTCGTTCAGATACGCATGCTGAAAACAAGGTTATGCAATATATTTTTGAAAAACTTGGTTTTAAACGGGTTGGAAAGGTGCCGGTTGATGGCGAACGCTTGGCCTATCAAAAATTGAAGAAATAA
- a CDS encoding methylated-DNA--[protein]-cysteine S-methyltransferase — translation MQKKYVKKLYFSPIGTLSLVADEQYLYGIWVQEQKHFERGLGDETIEAVVSHPILDPVIACLDAYFKGKSHDLSNLPLAPIGTDFEKRVWSYLQEIPYGQTVTYGQIAQELQVASAQAIGGAVGRNPWSILVPCHRVLGAGKRLTGYAAGVEKKAWLLEHEGVDFKEINNRK, via the coding sequence ATGCAAAAGAAGTACGTAAAAAAGCTCTACTTTTCGCCAATAGGAACCTTGTCTTTGGTTGCCGACGAGCAATATCTGTATGGCATTTGGGTGCAGGAGCAGAAGCATTTTGAGAGGGGACTAGGAGATGAGACGATAGAAGCAGTTGTTAGTCATCCCATTTTAGATCCAGTTATTGCTTGCTTAGATGCTTACTTTAAAGGCAAGTCTCATGATTTATCCAACTTGCCCTTGGCTCCAATCGGAACGGATTTTGAAAAGCGAGTTTGGTCCTATTTACAGGAAATTCCTTATGGTCAGACAGTGACCTATGGACAAATAGCCCAAGAGCTACAAGTGGCTTCTGCTCAAGCAATTGGTGGAGCAGTGGGGCGCAATCCTTGGTCTATCCTAGTACCTTGTCATCGGGTGCTGGGGGCTGGCAAGCGTCTGACAGGGTATGCTGCAGGAGTGGAAAAGAAAGCTTGGCTCTTGGAGCATGAAGGCGTAGATTTTAAAGAGATAAACAATAGAAAGTGA
- a CDS encoding arsenate reductase family protein, which yields MLEFIEYPKCSTCKKAKQELNQLGVEYKAVHIVEETPSQEVILNWLETSGFELKQFFNTSGIKYRELGLKDKVGSLSNQEAAELLASDGMLLKRPILVENGTVKQIGYRKPYEKLGLK from the coding sequence ATGTTAGAATTTATCGAATATCCAAAATGTTCAACTTGTAAAAAAGCAAAACAAGAATTAAATCAACTCGGTGTAGAATACAAAGCTGTTCACATCGTTGAAGAAACACCTAGCCAAGAAGTTATTTTAAACTGGTTAGAGACTTCAGGTTTCGAGTTGAAGCAATTTTTCAACACCAGTGGGATCAAATACCGTGAATTAGGGCTGAAAGATAAGGTAGGAAGCCTGTCAAACCAAGAAGCGGCTGAGTTGCTAGCAAGTGACGGTATGTTGTTAAAACGACCCATTTTAGTAGAAAATGGAACTGTTAAGCAGATCGGTTATCGAAAACCTTACGAAAAATTGGGATTGAAATAG
- a CDS encoding amino acid ABC transporter permease, translated as MNVTTILASDWYQNLMQLIPDGKLFSLRSVFDGIPRIVQQLPTTIMLTIGGALFGLVLALLFAIVKINRVKILYPLQAFFVSFLKGTPILVQLMLTYYGIPLALKALNQQWGTGFNINAIPAAAFAIVAFAFNEAAYASETIRAAILSVNPGEIEAARSLGMTRAQVYRRVIIPNAAVVATPTLINSLIGLTKGTSLAFSAGVVEVFAQAQILGGADYRYFERFISVALVYWVVNIGIESLGRFIERKMAISAPDTVKTDVKGDLR; from the coding sequence ATGAATGTTACAACGATTTTAGCATCAGATTGGTACCAAAACTTGATGCAATTGATTCCGGATGGCAAGCTGTTTAGCCTGCGTTCGGTCTTTGATGGAATTCCAAGAATTGTCCAACAACTTCCAACAACGATTATGTTGACAATTGGTGGTGCCCTTTTTGGCTTGGTTTTGGCACTTCTTTTTGCCATTGTGAAAATCAATCGTGTCAAGATTTTATACCCCTTACAGGCCTTCTTTGTTAGTTTCTTAAAAGGGACACCGATTTTGGTTCAACTCATGTTGACCTACTACGGAATTCCTTTGGCTTTGAAAGCTCTCAATCAGCAATGGGGAACTGGTTTCAATATCAATGCGATTCCAGCCGCTGCTTTTGCAATTGTCGCCTTTGCCTTCAATGAAGCAGCTTATGCCAGTGAAACCATTCGTGCAGCCATTCTCTCAGTCAATCCTGGTGAGATTGAGGCGGCACGCAGTCTGGGCATGACCCGAGCACAAGTTTATCGTCGCGTAATTATTCCAAATGCAGCAGTTGTGGCGACTCCAACCTTAATCAATTCTCTAATCGGATTGACCAAGGGAACTTCCCTAGCCTTTAGTGCGGGTGTTGTGGAAGTCTTTGCCCAAGCTCAGATTCTAGGTGGAGCTGATTATCGTTACTTTGAACGCTTTATCTCCGTTGCCCTTGTTTATTGGGTAGTCAATATCGGAATTGAAAGCCTCGGTCGTTTCATCGAGAGAAAAATGGCTATTTCTGCACCCGATACAGTGAAAACAGATGTGAAAGGAGACCTTCGTTAA
- a CDS encoding amino acid ABC transporter ATP-binding protein encodes MIKISNLSKSFSGQTVLDHLNLDIQKGEVVALIGSSGAGKSTFLRSLNYLETPDSGSIQIDDFSVDFSKITQEEILALRRKLSMVFQQFNLFERRTALDNVKEGLVVVKKLSDQEATKIAKEELAKVGLSDRENHYPRHLSGGQKQRVALARALAMKPDVLLLDEPTSALDPELVGEVEKSIADAAKSGQTMILVSHDMSFVAQVADKILFLDKGKIIESGTPDEIIHHPKEERTKEFFASYKRTYI; translated from the coding sequence ATGATTAAGATTTCGAATTTAAGCAAATCCTTTTCAGGACAGACTGTCTTGGATCATCTGAACTTGGATATCCAAAAAGGAGAGGTTGTAGCCTTGATTGGTTCTTCAGGAGCTGGAAAATCAACCTTCCTTCGCAGTCTCAATTATCTTGAAACACCTGACAGTGGCTCTATTCAGATTGATGATTTCTCAGTTGATTTTTCTAAAATCACTCAAGAAGAAATCCTTGCCCTACGCCGTAAGCTGTCTATGGTTTTTCAACAGTTTAATTTGTTTGAACGCCGCACAGCACTTGATAATGTGAAAGAAGGCTTGGTTGTTGTCAAGAAATTGTCTGATCAAGAAGCGACTAAGATTGCCAAGGAAGAGTTGGCTAAGGTTGGGCTTTCTGACCGTGAAAACCATTACCCTCGCCATTTATCAGGTGGACAGAAGCAACGGGTTGCCCTAGCGCGTGCGCTTGCTATGAAACCAGATGTCTTGCTCTTAGACGAACCAACTTCAGCCCTTGACCCAGAATTGGTCGGTGAAGTAGAAAAATCTATTGCAGATGCTGCTAAGTCAGGTCAAACCATGATTTTGGTCAGTCATGACATGTCCTTTGTAGCCCAAGTGGCTGATAAGATTCTCTTCTTAGATAAGGGGAAAATTATCGAGTCTGGAACACCAGATGAGATTATCCACCATCCTAAAGAAGAGCGGACAAAAGAATTCTTCGCTAGTTACAAACGAACTTATATTTGA
- a CDS encoding DUF4059 family protein has translation MLLQLFSLYFESLILTTILVLIFLGIWIGLRAMSGVDKTAKARQAHLYDMIMIGVLVVPVLSFAVMSLILVFKA, from the coding sequence ATGCTACTGCAACTATTTTCTTTATATTTCGAGAGTTTGATCTTGACCACCATCCTCGTCCTGATTTTTTTAGGGATTTGGATTGGACTGAGAGCCATGTCGGGAGTGGATAAGACAGCCAAGGCTCGCCAAGCCCATCTCTATGATATGATTATGATAGGGGTCTTGGTTGTTCCAGTATTATCCTTTGCGGTTATGAGTTTAATTCTTGTTTTTAAGGCATAA
- the trxB gene encoding thioredoxin-disulfide reductase: MYDTIIIGAGPAGMTAALYAARSNLKVALIEGGLPGGQMNNTSDIENYPGYANISGPELAEKMFEPLENLGVEHIYGYVENVEDHGDFKKVMTDDQTYETRTVIVATGSKHRPLGVPGEEELNSRGVSYCAVCDGAFFRDQDLLVVGGGDSAVEEALFLTRFAKTVTIVHRRDQLRAQKVLQDRAFANEKISFIWDSVVKEIKGENRVESVVFENVKTGQVTEQAFGGVFIYVGLDPLSDFVKELNIQDQAGWIVTDNHMKTAVDGIFAVGDVRLKDLRQVTTAVGDGAIAGQEAYKFITEHS; the protein is encoded by the coding sequence ATGTACGATACTATTATTATTGGTGCTGGACCTGCAGGGATGACTGCGGCCTTATACGCTGCTCGAAGCAATCTGAAAGTAGCCTTGATTGAAGGTGGTTTACCAGGTGGTCAGATGAACAATACATCGGATATCGAAAATTACCCAGGATACGCTAATATCAGTGGACCAGAATTGGCAGAAAAGATGTTTGAACCGCTTGAAAATCTTGGTGTTGAGCACATTTATGGTTATGTTGAAAATGTCGAAGACCATGGTGATTTTAAGAAAGTGATGACCGATGACCAAACATATGAAACACGTACAGTTATCGTAGCAACTGGTTCTAAACACCGTCCTTTGGGAGTACCTGGAGAAGAAGAACTGAACAGTCGTGGTGTTTCTTACTGTGCTGTGTGTGATGGTGCTTTCTTCCGTGACCAAGATTTGTTGGTAGTTGGTGGTGGAGATTCAGCTGTTGAAGAAGCCCTCTTCTTGACTCGTTTTGCCAAGACTGTTACCATTGTTCACCGTCGTGACCAACTTCGTGCTCAAAAGGTTTTACAAGACCGCGCCTTTGCGAATGAGAAAATCAGCTTTATCTGGGATTCTGTAGTCAAGGAAATCAAGGGTGAAAACCGAGTAGAATCTGTCGTATTTGAAAATGTGAAAACAGGTCAAGTGACAGAACAAGCCTTCGGTGGCGTCTTTATCTATGTTGGCTTGGACCCTCTTAGTGATTTTGTTAAAGAATTGAATATCCAAGATCAGGCTGGTTGGATTGTGACAGATAACCATATGAAAACTGCAGTTGACGGTATCTTTGCGGTTGGAGATGTTCGCTTGAAAGACCTTCGCCAAGTAACAACAGCAGTTGGAGATGGAGCTATCGCTGGTCAAGAAGCCTACAAGTTTATCACCGAACATAGTTAA
- the rpiA gene encoding ribose-5-phosphate isomerase RpiA has translation MENLKKMAGIKAAEFVNDGMVVGLGTGSTAYYFVEEIGRRIKEEGLQVTAVTTSSVTSKQAEGLNIPLKSIDQVDVVDVTVDGADEVDSQFNGIKGGGGALLMEKVVATPSKEYIWVVDESKLVEKLGAFKLPVEVVQYGAEQVFRRFERAGYKPSFREKDGQRFVTDMQNFIIDLALDVIEDPIAFGQELDHIVGVVEHGLFNQMVDKVIVAGRDGVQILTSTKAR, from the coding sequence GTGGAAAATCTGAAGAAAATGGCAGGTATCAAGGCCGCTGAATTTGTAAATGATGGGATGGTTGTCGGACTGGGAACGGGTTCTACTGCTTACTATTTTGTAGAAGAAATTGGTCGTCGTATCAAGGAAGAGGGGTTGCAGGTTACAGCTGTAACGACTTCTAGTGTGACCAGTAAACAGGCTGAAGGGCTTAATATCCCGCTCAAGTCTATTGACCAAGTAGATGTTGTTGATGTGACGGTTGATGGGGCGGATGAAGTGGATAGTCAGTTTAATGGAATCAAAGGCGGTGGTGGTGCCCTCCTGATGGAGAAGGTTGTTGCAACGCCCTCAAAAGAATACATTTGGGTGGTGGATGAAAGCAAGCTAGTCGAGAAACTAGGTGCTTTTAAATTGCCAGTAGAAGTGGTTCAGTATGGCGCAGAACAGGTCTTTCGTCGTTTTGAGCGAGCTGGCTACAAACCAAGTTTCCGTGAAAAAGATGGCCAACGTTTTGTGACGGATATGCAGAATTTTATCATTGACCTTGCCTTAGATGTCATTGAAGATCCAATTGCCTTCGGGCAAGAATTGGACCATATCGTTGGTGTTGTAGAGCACGGCTTATTCAACCAAATGGTGGATAAGGTCATCGTTGCTGGACGAGACGGGGTTCAGATTTTAACTTCAACAAAAGCAAGATAA
- a CDS encoding phosphopentomutase has translation MSKFNRIHLVVLDSVGIGAAPDANNFVNAGVPDGASDTLGHISKTVGLNVPNMAKIGLGNIPRETPLKTVPAERNPTGYATKLEEVSLGKDTMTGHWEIMGLNITEPFDTFWNGFPEEILTKIEEFSGRKIIREANKPYSGTAVIDDFGPRQMETGELIIYTSADPVLQIAAHEDIIPLDELYRICEYARSITLERPALLGRIIARPYVGEPGNFTRTANRRDLAVSPFAPTVLDKLNEAGIDTYAVGKINDIFNGAGINHDMGHNKSNSHGIDTLLKTMGLAEFEKGFSFTNLVDFDALYGHRRNAHGYRDCLHEFDERLPEIIAAMRENDLLLITADHGNDPTYAGTDHTREYIPLLAYSPSFKGNGVIPVGHFADISATVADNFGVETAMIGESFLDKLV, from the coding sequence ATGTCAAAATTTAATCGTATTCACTTGGTGGTACTAGATTCTGTAGGAATCGGTGCTGCACCAGATGCTAATAACTTTGTCAATGCAGGGGTTCCAGATGGAGCTTCTGACACACTGGGACACATTTCTAAAACCGTTGGTTTGAATGTGCCAAACATGGCTAAAATCGGTCTAGGAAATATTCCTCGCGAAACTCCTCTGAAGACTGTTCCAGCTGAAAGAAATCCAACAGGATATGCAACAAAATTGGAAGAAGTATCCCTTGGTAAGGATACTATGACTGGTCACTGGGAAATCATGGGACTCAACATTACCGAGCCATTCGATACGTTCTGGAATGGATTTCCGGAAGAAATCCTAACAAAAATCGAAGAATTTTCAGGACGTAAGATCATTCGTGAAGCTAACAAACCTTACTCAGGTACGGCTGTTATCGATGATTTCGGACCACGTCAGATGGAAACTGGAGAGTTGATTATCTATACTTCAGCTGACCCTGTTTTGCAAATTGCTGCCCACGAAGATATCATTCCTTTGGATGAATTGTACCGTATCTGTGAATACGCTCGTTCGATTACCCTTGAGCGTCCTGCTCTTCTAGGTCGTATCATTGCCCGCCCATATGTTGGTGAGCCAGGTAACTTCACTCGTACAGCAAATCGTCGTGACTTAGCCGTTTCTCCATTTGCACCAACTGTTTTGGATAAATTGAACGAAGCTGGTATCGATACTTATGCCGTTGGAAAAATAAACGATATCTTTAACGGTGCTGGTATCAACCATGATATGGGACACAACAAGTCAAACAGCCACGGAATTGATACACTATTGAAGACTATGGGACTGGCTGAGTTTGAAAAAGGATTCTCTTTCACAAACTTGGTGGACTTTGATGCCCTTTACGGCCACCGTCGTAATGCTCACGGTTACCGTGATTGCTTGCATGAGTTTGATGAGCGCTTGCCTGAAATTATCGCAGCTATGAGAGAGAACGACCTTCTCTTGATTACTGCGGACCATGGAAATGACCCAACTTACGCAGGAACAGACCACACTCGCGAATATATCCCACTTTTAGCTTACAGCCCTAGCTTTAAGGGAAATGGTGTCATTCCAGTTGGACATTTTGCAGATATCTCAGCGACAGTTGCGGATAACTTTGGTGTGGAAACTGCCATGATTGGGGAAAGTTTCTTAGATAAATTGGTATAA